A genomic window from Myxococcales bacterium includes:
- a CDS encoding RNA polymerase sigma factor, translating to MSSRRADLQLMRRVALRDPKAAAEFFDLYADEIFRYVVRRIDAVDAEDVLQEAFKRALVSASTFRGEGSLRSWLYGIARHALLESWRDRIDPRSFVDRADPGPGPESMALQGEQQKRRIWALEQLPDEQAIVLELHRADGFSHDEISQILGIRAATSRKRLQRARKVLGRALAGDEACNPEHGRLDSWRRSLLMRVLPQGNGS from the coding sequence GTGAGTTCGAGACGCGCCGACCTCCAGCTCATGCGGCGGGTGGCGCTGCGCGATCCCAAAGCCGCCGCCGAGTTCTTCGACCTCTACGCGGATGAGATCTTCCGTTATGTCGTCCGTCGGATCGACGCCGTCGATGCTGAAGACGTTCTGCAAGAGGCATTCAAGCGCGCGCTCGTGAGCGCATCTACCTTTCGGGGTGAGGGAAGTCTCCGCTCCTGGCTATACGGGATCGCCCGTCATGCCCTGCTCGAGAGCTGGCGAGATCGAATCGACCCCCGGTCCTTCGTGGATCGGGCCGATCCGGGCCCGGGACCCGAGTCGATGGCGCTCCAAGGTGAGCAGCAGAAGCGACGCATCTGGGCCCTCGAGCAACTCCCCGATGAGCAAGCCATCGTTCTCGAGCTCCACCGCGCGGACGGCTTCTCGCACGACGAGATCTCGCAGATTCTGGGGATTCGCGCAGCCACCAGCCGCAAACGGCTCCAGCGGGCCCGCAAAGTTCTCGGCCGCGCTCTCGCAGGCGACGAGGCCTGCAACCCCGAACACGGGCGCCTCGACTCCTGGCGCCGCTCGTTGCTGATGCGAGTACTCCCCCAAGGAAATGGATCATGA